One genomic window of Euleptes europaea isolate rEulEur1 chromosome 8, rEulEur1.hap1, whole genome shotgun sequence includes the following:
- the ASXL3 gene encoding putative Polycomb group protein ASXL3 isoform X2 — protein sequence MTAKQILEVIQKEGLKETSGTSPLACLNAMLHTNTRVGDGTFFKIPGKAGLYALKKEDSACPADGTLDLGCESELDGTEMAETNNSTGEENGVCTKQAPEEVSSIRDSSLTNAPMQSKLVSSFQQHTKKALKQALRQQQKRRNGVSMMVNKTVPRVVLTPLKVSDEQSDSPSGSESKNGEADSSDKEMKHGQKSPTGKQMSQHLKRLKKSGLGHLKWTKAEDIDIETPGSILVNTNLRALINKHTFLSLPQHFQQYLLLLLPEVDRQMGSDGVLRLSSSALNNEFFAYAAQGWKQRLAEGEFTPEMQLRIRQEVEKEKKTEPWKEKFFERFYGEKLGMSIEESMKLTSTQNSNEDEDNSLFGSSDLPGPSKESAFDDHEEKNNQLPPLAETGFCQSLCHMEHIPAKDVLTEAEDILIPEESVIQEEIAEEVETSICECQEENHKAGHVNTELPVSPVGSNEETETLSLTENSESCVVMNDEVGALAHDEVKVEEKLQYCQEEMAVMTDQLENSLSPSQSASSSNSLSNMEEKDMESAKDLSLHGKYSPVLNGSLFTGGSVAVHMELQSDPEEQSSENACISETSFSSESPEEPCVSIASPGGDTQSTSEETCTPVSLETACSSDVSCTENTENDSQQKPMNDSLHASLISEISPMPTSPVTSESSNMSNLPLTSEASPVSNLPLPSETSPMSDLPLTSETSSVSSLLASETSHSSSLPLPSETSPLSSSPVSERFILQQRKSPCLSEESLSPLKEEASAIPNASQEESVASQQKQLHGEPETVKAGLPEASTVEESQSHRDFTNQQCRPHTEIEKTFISSVSEHSSSEVIKIRNHGAQQKSEKKGTISQLEVSVLTEVAGCKNTESLPSKLHDKLYTSSEKLMFSEVGRSKSHKLQGAAQGRFEGSYSKSSELTKSPEVKSESRDLEIPKRKTAEHHSFGICKEKRARIEDEQSHRNASTNSSEKEQPPREEPRVPPLKIQLSKIGPPFIIKSQPISKPEPRASPSTSVSSGRNTGARTLADIKARAQQARAQREAAAAAAVAAAASIVSGGLGSPCEGGKTRTLAHIKEQTKAKLFAKHQARAHLLQSNKEAKSQHASKEGPSVLEISASPETKIEGSTGVIIVNPNCKSPSNKSAHLRETTTLLQQSLNASTVSETSTDVSEHSSDENIAMSHLCEKIISSTSAESNSVSVLYNKTSVPIPMCGAAMPGAIKELPFAGSAEKSSVLMSIESTDTKACNINMLKSIQGTDTPCITIMPKCVESPAVPAAGDSTVLSNSMNEKRLPIASSNANIVISSQYTTVPTSSIANNVPNHLGGNSVLIPPVGSTNRYSSDKIAMTGCSEPSSLSSSTSVRATLHCSEALPAADSGGRTSISVFAGNMMAVSSYENSAKMSTEAADRNSGMRSRIDMSGKSSVNYAQAPMNRSIPCKVIVDHTTTTMNSNLSLGTSVENSEINTDMHSRSIRTETALQNIACPQVSVISRPELLTNENLDHSSGFSTVAAKQEGKHLQASCTSLREVPLAPPDKRLEAVPPSQGFSEQLRGPLAFKSEADPVCANSYSTSRICWNDEEAMNTDQSLISHLKPNKHKEYPEQNCLKNVKAELSGFVHLNEMHSRNVVTSMALPINSEVNESDKCFRMDTEDFARPEMPLQAAEIATSAQTSQSSKIAVADSMENSLSLTTETLKRVTSAGSSSCRLSSVEANNPLVTQLLQGNLPLEKVLPQPRLGAKLEINRLPLPLQTTSVCKPVTSERNVVENPSSSPNTDGRSFTAVSLAPLQIRKRENHPKKRMARTVGEVKCEPGKPSMETEVKVGPCVISSSMNQLGHGPLFKQEWPNKHAIQSRIAHSPEIKQPKRPLPSCSFQPNLFHVDKNGSFPAEASTSHRQHFYQLPVAARGPVPTAALMQTTLKAPSGCGAFAFSRHLDQKGLGEVSVSTAHQLRLGSVFSPNIQIKEGDDISSASQTLQNKSLVHPPPPLPPPPPPPPPPPPPPPPPLPNAEAPSDHKQLTVSMETTKRLSWPQPAGVCSNIKTEPISFEEGLSSSCELGIKQASYDQNEVKEQLKAFALKNADFPSYLLSEPQKPFPQLTAQKIQTQQQQQQQQQQLCGNYPTIHFGSTSFKRAASAIEKSIGILGSGSNTASSLSVQNTPIPVQKFADSSSADELELKCSCRLKAMIVCKGCGAFCHDDCIGPSKLCVACLVVR from the exons GCTTTGAGacagcagcagaaaagaagaaATGGAGTCTCAATGATGGTAAACAAGACTGTTCCTCGTGTTGTTTTGACACCATTAAAGGTGTCTGATGAGCAGTCGGATTCACCTTCAG ggtctGAATCTAAAAATGGTGAAGCAGACAGTTCTGATAAAGAAATGAAACATGGGCAAAAATCTCCAACTGGAAAACAAATGAGCCAGCACTTAAAGAGattaaaaaaatctggtttaG GACATTTGAAATGGACCAAAGCCGAGGATATTGACATAGAAACACCAGGATCTATTCTTGTGAACACTAACCTGAGGGCTTTAATAAACAAACACACCTTTCTTTCCTTACCTCAGCATTTCCAACAATACCTCCTGCTTCTGCTTCCAGAAGTGGATAGACAG ATGGGAAGTGATGGAGTTTTGCGCCTCAGTAGTTCCGCTCTAAATAATGAATTCTTTGCATATGCAGCACAAGGGTGGAAACAACGACTGGCAGAAG GAGAATTTACTCCTGAAATGCAGTTGCGCATCAGACAAGAggttgaaaaggaaaagaaaacagaaccCTGGAAAGAGAAGTTCTTTGAAAGATTTTATGGCGAAAA GCTTGGAATGTCAATAGAAGAATCTATGAAGCTTACATCTACACAGAACAGTAATGAAGATGAAGATAATTCACTCTTTGGATCTTCAGATCTACCTGGTCCTTCAAAAGAGTCAGCTTTTGATGATCATGAAGAGAAAAACAATCAGCTACCACCATTGGCAGAGACAGGTTTCTGTCAGTCCCTTTGCCACATGGAACATATTCCAGCCAAAGATGTACTAACAGAAGCAGAAGACATTTTGATTCCTGAAGAGTCTGTTATTCAAGAGGAGATTGCTGAGGAGGTTGAGACAAGTATCTGTGAGTGTCAAGAGGAGAACCATAAAGCAGGACATGTGAATACTGAACTACCAGTTAGTCCAGTGGGCTCAAATGAAGAAACAGAAACTTTATCACTTACAGAGAACTCTGAATCTTGTGTTGTAATGAATGATGAAGTAGGTGCGTTAGCTCATGATGAAGTTAAGGTAGAGGAGAAATTACAGTATTGCCAAGAAGAAATGGCAGTCATGACTGATCAGTTGGAAAACAGTTTATCACCTTCACAATCTGCTTCATCTTCAAATTCTCTCAGTAATATGGAAGAAAAGGACATGGAATCTGCAAAAGATCTAAGTCTTCATGGAAAATATTCCCCTGTCCTCAATGGTTCCTTGTTCACTGGTGGAAGTGTTGCTGTTCATATGGAGCTGCAGAGTGACCCTGAAGAGCAGTCATCTGAGAATGCTTGTATTTCTGAAACTTCATTTTCCTCTGAAAGCCCAGAAGAACCATGTGTTAGTATTGCATCTCCTGGAGGTGATACCCAGTCTACTTCAGAGGAGACTTGTACTCCAGTATCTCTTGAAACAGCTTGCTCATCTGATGTATCTTgcactgaaaacactgaaaatgATAGTCAGCAAAAACCTATGAATGACAGCCTGCATGCATCTTTAATATCTGAAATATCTCCAATGCCAACCTCACCTGTAACATCAGAATCATCTAATATGTCAAATTTGCCTTTGACTTCAGAAGCATCACCAGTTTCTAATTTACCTTTACCATCGGAAACATCACCAATGTCTGATTTGCCTTTAACATCTGAAACCTCTTCAGTGTCTTCTCTGTTAGCTTCTGAAACATCTCATTCCAGCAGTTTACCACTACCTTCAGAAACATCTCCACTTTCCAGTTCCCCAGTGAGTGAAAGATTTATTCTGCAGCAAAGAAAATCTCCATGTTTGTCTGAAGAATCTCTGTCACCATTGAAAGAAGAAGCTTCTGCCATTCCTAATGCTTCTCAAGAGGAGAGTGTTGCTTCACAGCAAAAACAGCTCCATGGTGAACCTGAAACTGTGAAAGCTGGCTTACCTGAAGCTTCAACAGTAGAAGAATCCCAATCTCATAGAGACTTTACTAATCAACAGTGTAGACCACATACTGAAATAGAAAAAACCTTTATTTCTTCTGTTTCAGAACATTCTTCTTCAGAGGTGATAAAAATTAGAAACCATGGTGCTCAACagaaatctgaaaagaagggtaCAATCTCTCAGCTGGAAGTTTCTGTTCTAACAGAAGTGGCAGGGTGCAAAAATACTGAATCTCTTCCATCTAAACTACATGATAAACTATATACCTCATCAGAAAAATTGATGTTCTCAGAAGTGGGCAGAAGTAAGTCTCATAAACTTCAAGGGGCAGCACAGGGTCGGTTTGAAGGTTCCTATTCAAAGTCCTCAGAACTCACAAAGTCACCTGAAGTAAAAAGTGAAAGTAGAGACCTGGAGATCCCGAAGAGGAAGACTGCTGAACACCATAGTTTTGGAATCTGCAAAGAGAAGCGGGCTAGAATTGAAGATGAGCAATCTCATCGTAATGCGTCAACAAATTCATCTGAGAAAGAGCAGCCACCTAGAGAAGAGCCCAGAGTCCCACCTCTTAAG ATCCAGCTTTCAAAAATTGGTCCGCCTTTTATTATCAAGAGCCAGCCCATTTCCAAACCAGAACCTCGTGCTTCTCCAAGCACATCAGTTTCTAGCGGGAGGAACACTGGGGCGAGAACACTTGCAGATATCAAAGCAAGAGCCCAGCAAGCTAGAGCCCAGAgggaggcagcagctgctgcagcggTTGCAGCTGCTGCAAGCATCGTCTCTGGAGGTTTAGGGAGCCCCTGCGAAGGTGGGAAGACGAGAACGTTGGCACACATCAAGGAACAGACCAAGGCCAAGTTATTTGCAAAGCACCAAGCTAGAGCCCACTTGCTTCAGAGTAATAAAGAAGCAAAGTCTCAACATGCCTCAAAGGAAGGTCCATCAGTCTTAGAGATCTCTGCCTCCCCTGAAACAAAGATTGAAGGTTCCACTGGCGTAATTATAGTTAATCCTAACTGCAAGTCTCCTAGCAACAAGTCTGCTCACCTCCGTGAAACTACCACTTTATTGCAGCAGTCACTTAATGCCAGTACTGTATCAGAAACTAGTACTGACGTCTCTGAACACAGTTCTGATGAAAATATAGCTATGTCTCATTTGTGTGAGAAAATTATTTCATCTACCTCTGCAGAAAGTAACAGTGTGTCAGTGCTGTACAATAAAACCTCAGTCCCCATTCCTATGTGTGGTGCTGCTATGCCGGGAGCAATTAAGGAACTTCCTTTTGCAGGTTCTGCTGAAAAGTCCTCTGTTTTAATGTCCATTGAAAGCACAGACACAAAGGCTTGCAATATAAACATGCTGAAATCCATCCAAGGAACTGACACTCCATGCATTACCATCATGCCAAAATGTGTTGAGAGCCCCGCTGTGCCAGCTGCAGGAGATAGTACAGTTCTGTCAAATTCCATGAATGAAAAAAGATTGCCAATAGCAAGCAGCAATGCAAACATTGTCATTTCCAGCCAGTATACCACTGTGCCAACTTCATCCATTGCAAATAATGTGCCAAATCATCTGGGCGGCAACTCTGTTCTTATTCCTCCAGTGGGATCAACAAATAGATATTCTTCTGATAAGATAGCTATGACAGGATGCAGTGAGCCAAGTTCTTTATCAAGCAGCACCTCTGTTAGGGCAACTTTACACTGCAGTGAAGCACTTCCGGCAGCAGATTCTGGTGGCAGGACTTCCATTTCAGTATTTGCTGGTAACATGATGGCAGTAAGTTCTTACGAGAACTCTGCTAAGATGAGCACTGAGGCTGCGGACAGAAATTCTGGAATGAGAAGTCGAATAGATATGTCTGGTAAATCCTCAGTAAATTATGCACAAGCACCCATGAACAGATCTATCCCTTGTAAAGTCATTGTTgaccacacaacaacaacaatgaactCAAATTTGTCCCTGGGTACTTCTGTTGAAAACTCAGAAATCAACACAGATATGCACAGCCGGTCTATTAGGACAGAAACTGCCTTACAAAATATAGCATGTCCTCAAGTGTCAGTAATCAGCAGGCCAGAGCTTCTTACGAATGAAAATCTGGACCACAGCTCTGGTTTTAGCACTGTTGCCGCAAAGCAAGAAGGCAAACATTTGCAAGCATCGTGTACAAGTCTTCGAGAAGTGCCTCTAGCTCCTCCAGATAAACGCCTTGAGGCTGTTCCTCCCAGCCAAGGTTTTTCTGAACAATTACGAGGTCCTTTGGCTTTCAAAAGTGAAGCAGATCCTGTCTGTGCCAACTCTTATAGTACTAGCAGAATCTGCTGGAATGATGAGGAGGCAATGAATACTGACCAGTCTTTGATTAGCCATCTTAAGCCAAATAAGCATAAGGAATACCCCGAGCAGAACTGCTTAAAAAATGTCAAAGCCGAGCTTTCAGGTTTTGTGCATCTAAATGAGATGCATTCGAGGAACGTTGTGACCAGCATGGCCTTGCCTATTAATTCGGAAGTGAATGAATCTGACAAATGCTTTAGGATGGACACTGAagattttgcaagacctgaaatGCCTCTTCAAGCAGCAGAAATAGCCACAAGTGCACAAACTTCCCAAAGCTCCAAGATAGCAGTTGCAGATTCCATGGAGAACTCTTTGTCGTTGACAACAGAAACACTGAAAAGAGTTACAAGTGCTGGCAGTTCTAGCTGTCGTTTGTCATCAGTAGAAGCCAACAATCCTCTGGTGACACAGTTACTGCAAGGCAACCTGCCACTGGAGAAAGTGTTGCCACAGCCCAGGTTAGGAGCCAAGCTAGAAATTAACAGGCTTCCCTTGCCTTTGCAAACTACCTCAGTATGTAAACCAGTAACGTCTGAGAGAAATGTGGTTGAAAATCCTTCCAGTTCTCCAAACACAGATGGCAGAAGTTTTACAGCAGTCAGTTTAGCCCCACTGCAAATCAGAAAGCGTGAAAACCATCCTAAAAAGAGAATGGCCAGGACAGTGGGGGAAGTTAAATGTGAGCCTGGGAAGCCCTCGATGGAGACAGAGGTTAAAGTGGGTCCTTGTGTGATCAGTTCCAGCATGAACCAACTTGGGCACGGTCCACTGTTTAAGCAAGAGTGGCCAAACAAGCACGCCATTCAAAGCAGAATCGCACACAGCCCAGAGATAAAGCAGCCGAAGAGGCCCTTGCCCTCCTGCAGTTTCCAACCGAACTTGTTCCATGTGgacaaaaatggcagctttccTGCAGAAGCCAGCACCTCACACAGACAGCACTTCTACCAACTGCCCGTGGCTGCAAGAGGGCCAGTTCCCACAGCAGCTTTGATGCAGACAACTCTCAAAGCACCGTCTGGCTGCGGGGCCTTTGCTTTTAGCCGGCACCTAGACCAGAAGGGGTTGGGAGAGGTCAGTGTTTCCACagctcaccagctgaggctgGGGAGTGTTTTTTCCCCTAACATTCAAATTAAGGAAGGTGATGACATTTCTAGTGCCTCACAGACTCTGCAGAATAAATCATTAGTACACCCCCCTCCGCCTCtaccaccccctcctccccctcctccacccccaccccctcctccaccccctcctctccccaatgcaGAAGCTCCATCTGATCACAAACAACTGACAGTTTCTATGGAAACCACTAAAAGACTTAGTTGGCCTCAGCCGGCAGGCGTCTGTAGCAATATAAAAACTGAACCCATTTCTTTTGAGGAGGGTCTAAGCAGCAGCTGTGAGCTGGGCATTAAACAAGCTTCTTATGATCAGAATGAAGTAAAAGAACAGTTGAAAGCCTTTGCGTTGAAAAATGCCGACTTCCCGTCTTATTTACTTTCTGAGCCCCAGAAGCCTTTCCCCCAATTAACTGCTCAGAAAATACagactcagcagcagcagcagcagcagcagcaacagctctGTGGAAATTATCCTACTATACACTTTGGTAGCACAAGCTTCAAAAGGGCAGCCTCTGCAATTGAAAAATCAATTGGAATTTTAGGAAGCGGTTCAAACACAGCCTCCAGCCTCTCTGTTCAGAACACTCCGATTCCTGTTCAGAAATTTGCTGACAGCAGCAGTGCTGATGAGCTGGAACTGAAATGCTCTTGTAGGCTGAAAGCCATGATAGTGTGCAAAGGCTGTGGGGCCTTCTGCCATGATGACTGCATAGGCCCATCAAAATTGTGTGTCGCTTGTTTAGTTGTTCGGTAG